The window CTTTAAGGGGTATTCATATATggagataaaataaattaatctttTAGACAACAAATGCCAtttgaaaaactgaaataatcaaaaaattatatctggtaaattttttaatggtttatACTTGATTATAATCTGGTCTTCACTGTAGAGAATAATAAAGAGTATAAGTTATACATTTGTTTTATCAACttgaatatattattatttatttcacaacTGGGTTATGTTACTTTGGAGAATTTGCTTTTTTTGATATTGACTTTAGTTTTCCTCCAATTATTTATAAGATTATTTATCttcattataaattacataaTGAACACATATAAACAACATTGATACACTGCTTTTAATGTGATAGTAAGCAAAATATCATCTGTCAAGTTTCCTGAAAAAGaagtcaattttaaaattagaatcttCTGACTATAATTTAAGAAGAAATGCAATAAATCTCTTAACACATCAATTAAAGTTTTACTCTTTTCTCATGGAGTTGAGAGTTTGTCTTCATTATGAAGTTTCTCCTATCCTTCAAAGTTgagtcctagaaaaaaaaaatgtcttaagaaatacttccttttttaaaaatttggctttTGCTTTCTGAATCACGGTATTGGCCAACTcagcattttgatatttattgaaaGGCCTTTATAAGGCAATTATTGCCTTTGGCTTGCCTTTCATATTCATTTTACTATAACTTTATGCTTCTCCAAGATCTCATAATGTAAATCAGTGTAGTGAATATTGCTAGCATTAACATCAAACATATTTTTGTAGTATAACATTTTCACATTCTTATCAGAAACAATGCTAGTTAGTtgcattttaaaatcttgttaaaCAGTTACAATCATTTAAAAGCATTTACCTGAGTAAATATATCTAACAGCTTATGCCTATTCAAGcaaatatatctcaataaaagtgtctgtaattctatttatttgtacatttattttatctCTTCTGTGTTTTTGTAACGAAGCCTGTATTTCATAAAAATCACAAGACTTTGTTTTacttactttctttctcttcgttcttttctttctccatgcATGCTTGCTTGCATGTAGCAGTTTCAGTAGGGAGTAGTCACTAGCAATTGATTAACTTCACATCCCAACCTCCAAGCACAGCCCATAGGATTAATAAACTTGTTTGTCTTTCAAAGAACAATGAACCTTAGACCATGCAGACTTCCTTGATGGCAACTAGAAGTCGGATCAGGCCAAAGGACGCAAACAGCTTTGATTATAAGGGCATCTCACCCCTCACATACATACCTTACTCATAAAATCCACCAAATATGTTCAAAGACAGGTAGAATTTGACAgatttctctctcctgccctctTCTTTTAGCCAAATTGAATAAAACTCTCTCTGCTCCTAGAAGCTGAGGTGACAGTTTTTGGTTTACTATGTATCAGGAACATTAACCTAAATTGGGGGATTCTACAACATTTTGAACCAAGTACATGTGTTTCCCAAAATTGTTTATTACTTCATAATTTTTCTATTCAGACAGTGATAATTGCTAAAAACTAAGGTGTCCCCAAGTGCAACATTGTTTCTAGATCATAAACACAATGTGAAGCAGAATAGTATGTGTTTTGCTCAATATTTTACCCCTAGTCCCTAGACACTGCTTAGCCTGTAGTCATTAAAGGGACATCAGTGGaaggacaacaacaacaacaaaaaaaaaaaaaaaaaaaagaggaagaagaagaaggaggaaagaaggaaagcagaAATGTGAGGATGAGCCAGGTTAGATATTGGGTTGTCAGTCAATTAATACAATCATGTCTAACACTtctaaaaacacagaaagaaaatttacAAGCCTCAACATTAGGTACTATTGCTCATTTTCTCTTTGACCTGCATGAAATTAAGAACTTGTTAAAATGCTTGGGATCTTAATTCAGACACAAAATATATAGATTTATCAAGTATATAGGAAATACCGTATAGTCTTCCATGCCATCTTCATTACCCCATCCACCTTATCCATCATGTCCTCCACCTCCCAACTCCGTGTGCGCCCTTGCATCCCCTGAATTAAGAACTTACTATCTCGGGAGGGATATTCACAGCATAGAGGATTCCTTCCAAGCAGGAAACTGAATGTTGCATGAGGAACACTTCTCGCCACTGATACAAAACTTGGAAGGATTGTGGGATGGGTGGAGCAGGGGTgagggaatttttttctttaatatttgtttaaattatgctttaagttctgggatacatgtgcagaaagtgcaggtttgttacaaaggtataaaGGTGCTATgatgatttgctgcacccattaacccatcatctacattaggtatttctcctaatagtCTCCCTCCCCGAGCTCCCCAGtctcccacaggccccagtgtgcaatattcccctccctgtgtctatgtgttcacaTTGATCGACTTCCACTTATGAGTCagcacatgtgatatttggttttcttttcctctgttagtttgctgagatggGAGGTTGACAAAGGGACATGGACGCCAACTAAAGGAGCTCCCGGTGGCCAAAGCTGGCAACATTGAGTAACAAAGTAAGtaactaaataattaataattaaatagttgagttaaatatttgacaaaataattagttcaattattaaataattcatccCCTGAAGTATTGGAGTGTAAACCAAAGCATACAATAGGTGTCCATAAGTCCATACGGATATAAATAAGTGACTAAATCAACAACCATGTGGGGGagaatgggaaaatcctccacacAGGAGAACTCCACAGAATTTCGGTAGCTCTTCCCCTGCACGGAGATAAAGCAAAACTTCCCTTTTATTTAAGTATAGGCCCCAGGTAGCGacttccaaaaagtacagtagagaaagaggtgggaaaatcacttgatggTGGAGAAACCTAATCAACACTGCCCCAGCCAGGTGACCAGGACTAATAGCAGCAGTGATAAGCCGGCTTGATGGTGTGTATTGTAGACAGGATGGGATGGGAATGGCGCTTTCCCGCTGCAATCTTCCTTACAAAAACATATAATTCCAGTCAGATCACAAGGAATACATCACACGAACTTCAGGAGGGGACATCCCACAATATATCTGATCAGTATTCcaagtgtcaaggtcatcaaaaacaaggcaagTGTGAGAAACCGTCGCAGCCAAGGGGAACCGTGACGAATTGTAAGGTGGTACCCTGGATGGGGTCTTGGGACAGAAAAGGTATGTGAGGtgaaaacatagcaaaacctcacttcaacaacaaatacaacccaaaaaaataattggcccggcatggtggcttgcgcctggggtcccagctactcgggaggttgagcggGAAGGACGGCTTGAGCTCAGGCCTTCCAAacaagcctgggcacagagcgaaacctcgtctctccaaaaaatccGAAAATTGTCCCGatgtggtggcgctcacctgtagtccagctactccggaggccgagacaggagaatcacttgaactgattctcctatctcagccccccaagtagccgcagcgagccgagatggcaccgctgcactccagcctgggctacagagcgacaacccgtctctgtaaaaaaaaaaaaaaaaacaaggatgcaAACCAACCAAATAACCCACTGCGGGATTCCCCTCCAGTGTCCTGCTGTGTTTCCCGCTGTCTTCCTCCACCCGTGTGTGCGGCCACAGCAATAAAAGCCAGTGGTGTGGGTCTCACACGCATCTCCAGCCCCGTCGCCATCGCGCTGAGCTCGACTCTTTTTACAAAAGGCCACCTGACAACCTCACTTGGCAGTTCAAAAGCCCCTTCAGCCAGATGTGCGCAAGCCAAGCTCCGCAACTTCCCATTCAGAGCAGGTTCTCGGTCCACCTCTGCCTGAATGAACGGGCGGGCTACCAAGGCCGCAGTCTCTTCCTCAAGGGCTGTCCACACTGGGTCTGGCTTTCTCTGGGAAATTTCTCTCCCACCAGGGAACTTTCTCCTCCTCTACCTCCCTCAGTCTCAGTCTAACAGCACCCTGCGCCCAACCCCGAGGGCTGCAATAGCCTTCTTGCCTCTCCTGACTTAATTCTGCGGACCCTGGGTTGGCGCTCCTTCACAGCCAGGCTGGTCGTTTCTGAAATGTTAACCCGCTGCCGGACACCGTTCCACGGTTTTCCGCTGCCTTGGAACAAGACCAGCTCCTGCGCGGACCCTGCCTCCACCTCGCACCACCTCTGGGCCTGGACTTGGCCTCCGGTCCATTGCCAGAATGTGCCGGGCTCCCTTCCAGTCCGGGCCTCAGCACACCCTCTtcactccctttcctttctccctgcctctcccaacCCGGTTCAGGTTgactaatttcaaattttatgttccAGATTTCAGCCCAGATATCCCCCCTTTGGATGCTTTCCTTCACCGTGCTCAGATCTAAGCTAATCGCATCTTCCTATCAGCCGCTTTCCGGGCACCACACCCCATTGTGCTGACACTCAAAGGCCATTATGCATTTTGTCCCTCGATGATTAGATTAATCAATCAACCACGGGCGTCTAGAAATGGCGGCATCTCAGAAGGGCCCCATTTGACTGGCAGGGGACTGGCCCAATGCGCCTCGCAAGCCCAGCCAGGCCCGCCCCAGCCGGCCCCCCTCTGACGACGCCTGTCCCTTACGCGACTGCCTTGCTGCCGTATAAGAGGGACCGCGCTCGGCCTCCAGCAGTCGGCTTTCTGCTGGGCTCGGAGCCAGAACCTGCTGCGTGCTCCCTCCAGACTCCCTGGCTGCGGGTGGACTACCTCAGAGCTACAGCGGTGAACCTGTGGACACCTCCGACTCCTCGGGCCTCTCTTCGTCGAAGAGTCTCCTAATTTTCAGATCTCCGGAGCCAGCTGTGGGAAGATCAGGTGTGTGTCTGGGAGTCCCGGAGGGGTGGACAGATCTTGGGTGGGTGCAGCTGGGGACAGAATCCTCATTCCCCTAGAAAGGCCACGGCCATCCCCCTGCCTTGTCACCTCTGTCTTCCTAAATCCGTTCTTGCTCTCTTGtttttctccccagcccctcccgccGATTGCTCATGGAGGAACCAAGGCCTTCGAAGCGACTTCGCTCCATGGCCCCTAATCAAGGTACATCAAACGCCTGCCACTCTCTTTTTAATTTCGTTTGTTCCCCAATTCTTCCCCAATTGTTTGAATTCAAACTCAATCGAGCATTCTCTGTTTCACCTTCTCCTAGCCTGCCTCAACCTGGGCTGGTTGTTGGAAGTCAGCTCCCAGGTTCCACATCCTCTGGCaaattcccttccctctttcgAACTGTAATCCCATTTCCCAAATCTGAGATTTGCTGTTGTTGTCGCTGTTTCCTTCTGTTTCGTTTTGTATTACTGTTTCTCCGTAGCAGAGCGAGTCCTCACGCTACGTCTTGACCTAGGATAAACCGCTACTTCCACCTTGTTCTTTCCCGGAGGAGTTGGAACTTTACCGCTGTTGCCACGTTGTTCTCCAAAACATTTCCCTTCCTACGCTGAGTGTCCTAAATCTTTTAATCTTGTCTAGTTTGACAGATGCATAACAATAAAGCATCCACTGAAAGCAAATTCTTTAACATCTTGCTGGTCTGAAACATCTTCATTCTCCCCTCCCAGATTCTTTAGTGAAACTTTGGTTGGACAGGACATTTTACGTGGGAAATTCATTTCCCTTGAAATTTCGAAGACATTTTCTGTTATGTTCTAGACTGAACTGCTGCTTTTGAGATGTCTGATTTTTGAGATATGTGGAATCCTAGCCATTTCCAtgtgacttttcctttctctgtctcccgcTCCCTACAATCTtttagaatcttctctttttcctcagcaCTCTGAAATTTTGTGGTGAAATGTCTCAGCCACAACATACCTCTAATTCTCTTATATTTcatccttctttccatccttttaggtttttgctttgttctgtGGGAGATCTTCTCAACTTCATTCTCCAATTTCCATGGagagttttgtttcttctctgacaattttaacttcaaaaatccctcttttctctgagtatttatttttaaaagtatcctaTAACTGCTTGATGGGTAAAATTCCTTCTATCTCTCTCTGCTCacgctctgcttctcttttagccTCAGGTGGGCCTCCTCCAGAGCCAGGCTGCTGTGTTGCGGACCCTGAAGACTCCGTGGAAGCAGATGGGCCCGCACAGCCAGCCCAACCCGCAAAACCCATCGCTTACGTGAAACCCTTCAGATGGCAGCCCCCAGCTCGCCCAGAGTCACCCCGTCCTGCAGAGAGAGGCCGGCGCCGGGGAGGAAGCCGGCGGCCAGGGCGAGGCCGTGGCAGAAGGGCTGGGCCCCGCGGGGACGCTGGCCAGAGACAGGGGGCAGAAGGCGTGATGGGACCGGACGTGCACATCCCACTGGACCACCATGGAGAGCCAGGCCACCAGGGGGAACCGGAAATCACGGAGACCGCagccttctctctttctgaaacAGGTCCTCTGCCTGGAACTGTGCAGGAAGGCCCTGGCCCCGACGTGGCGCAACCTGAGCTGGGGTTTCAGGAGCCGCCCACTGCTCCTGGGCCTCAGGCTGTTGACTGGCAACCCGCGTTGACCCTCTATCCCTGCATCGGGTTTAGGGCTCTGGGTGACTCAGCTGTTTTACAAGTCATTCAAACCCCCCACGGCACCTATGTGCAAGGGGTCCCAGTGTTCCTCACCGACATTGCATATTGACCACTATCCGCCACCCACGTtgttcccagcctccctttcttCCACCTGGACGTTCCCCCCAGCCCCACTTCTGCTCCACTCCTCCCCCGACTGGACCTGAAGCCTGAGCTTCCCCTGAACTTAGAGTACGCAACTTACAATATGCAAGCTGCCAAACCCCCTTTCTGTACAaggcgattggaatggaactgtCATGTACAGTGAAAGTACACGTCACGTGTTTCAGCCAAGAAAGAGCCAAACCAGACGACCGGGAGGAAGTGGGATGCAACAAGGATCAGTAAGCATGGAAATTAGGAAACTGTATTCTTAAGTCCAGAGGAGTACGATTCTGGAAAAAGGATTGATGACCTAGAATTAAAATTCCAGAAGACACTCATATAGACATGTGGGGCATGCGAAAATTCAGAAGGAGCTAGAAGTTACTACAGTTCTTGTCTAGTGCCTGGAGACGATAGACTGGCTGAATATAAGAGCGATAAAACTCTAGACTGACACATTTTTAAGTCTCAACGTGGGTACCCTTTGGGAACCACTAAATGAATTGGAATAGAAGGTAAAATTTCAAACAGATTGAGGAAAAAGTGGATCAAAGGACATTTGATGAATCAGACAAAAGGTGtcggggtggtgggagggaggctaACGGAAACAAGGAGAGTGCATGACTCACTGGAACCGCTAAATGAGGAATCAGTGATTTGACGGCAGTGTCCTTGGCTTCCTCCTGGCTTTAatgggaatattttaaatgtttcaccatTAACCAAGATGTTTGCTCTAAGTTTCTCATAGATGTTTAAGTTGAGTTAGTTCCCATCTTTTCAGAGTTTGATAAATGTTGTattatgaatttttgtatttttgtattttattaagtagCCTCTTATTGGCTGGTTTTCACTCCTTTGTAAACgtccaaataaaatacagataactttttacatcaaagatttttctcttgtgtATTCAATCCTTCTAAATAAACCGTTCTCTTCGGACTTATTTTATACAACAGTTCTTTCACTAAACTTTCACAAATcgcaaatataaaatgtgtttactaaaagcagaaaggaaggtAGAAAAATGGCTCCAGTCTCTGTTCTCCATTCATATCGCATCTCTCCCCATAGTCACACAAGTCTACACCAACAAACGTACACATTAAGAGCATCGTTTGTGGCTCGCTTTTACAAACACCTGGCGTGCCATGTGCCAGGGGTCCTGCTGAAGTGACTATAAGGTCCAGGCAGGCAACACAGGTGTGGTCAGGAGCACAGCCTCTGTGGAGTCCGTGCGTCTCCAAACTAGGAACAGGCGACTTCGTATTGAAGCATGGCATGGATCACAATGAGCACTGTGCAGTGGGAGCTGCTTCTTGGCTTGCCATTGGGGTCTGTCATCCATAAGCCAGAAAGCCCCCTTGCAGTCATCCCACGCACATGTGCCACTCTCTTCCTGCTGTATATCTGTCTGGAAAGAGGCACAGGTTTTACATTCCGCAGGTGGCGGTCTGCTGATACGCCACTTCCAGGACATTTCCACCACCAGAATGCTTCACTAAACATGTGTACGTGgagtaagacagggtctcattcagtcatccaggctggagtgcagtggtgcaatcacagctcactgcagcccgcacctcctcagctcaggtgatcctccaacatCAGGTTGCCAAGTAGCTCAGACTGCAGGCAGGCACCAAGACCCCTTGGTAATTCCTCcgggtttatttattcatttatttatttatttatttattttgaaacagactctcactctttcacccacgcTGGAGCGCGGTGGCTTCGGCTCACTGAGAACTCCATTCCCGggattgaagcgattctcatgtctcgccctcataaaaatagaaaaattagccaggcatggtggtgggccactgtagtcccagctgctcaggagtctgaggcgggagaatcctttgaacccaggaggcggaggttgcagtgagcccagattgcgccattgcagtgatccgagatcatgctattgcactccagcctgggtgacgggagcaaaactttgtctcaaaatggacaaaagagagagagaagttatcccaataagaaagataaacgttttgaagagaaacttcacagaagaatctATGGGTTTGGTCAGTGAGCACACGAAATCCCAATCAGGATGAGAATATGCAAATAAGCATGGAGCATCCTGTGGtgccagggagaaaggagccgcccaaaaccaaacaaaaccaaaagccacAGCGATGGGAGGTTGACAAAGGGACACGCAAGCCAACTAAGGGAGCTCCCGGTGGCCAAAGCTGGCGACACTCAGTAACAAAGTAATtaactaaataattaataattaaatagttgagtcatatatttgacaaaataattagttcaattattaaataattcatccCCTGAAGTATTGGAGTGTAAACCAAAGCATACAATAGGTGTCCATAAGTCCATACGGATATAAATAAGTGACTAAATCAACAACCATGTGGGGGagaatgggaaaatcctccacacAGGAGAACTCCACAGAATTTCGGTAGCTCTTCCCCCGCACGGAGATAAAGCAAAACTTCCCTTTTATTTAAGTATAGGCCCCAGGTAGCGACTTCCAAATAGTACAGTAGAgaaagaggtgggaaaatcacttgatggTGGAGAAACCTAATCAACACTGCCCCAGCCAGGTGACCAGGACTAATAGCAGCAGTGATAAGCCGGCTTGATGGTGTGTACTGTAGACAGGATGGGATGGGAATGGCGCTTTCCCGCTGCAATCTTCCTTACAAAAACATATAATTCCAGTCAGATCACAAGGAATACATCACACGAACTTCAGGAGGGGACATCCCACAATATATCTGATCAGTATTCcaagtgtcaaggtcatcaaaaacaaggcaagTGTGAGAAACCGTCGCAGCCAAGGGGAACCGTGACGAATTGTAAGGTGGTACCCTGGATGGGGTCTTGGGACAGAAAAGGTATGTGAGGtgaaaacatagcaaaacctcacttcaacaacaaatacaacccaaaaaaataattggcccggcatggtggcttgcgcctggggtcccagctactcgggaggttgagcggGAAGGACGGCTTGAGCTCAGGCCTTCCAAacaagcctgggcacagagcgaaacctcgtctctccaaaaaatccGAAAATTGTCCCGatgtggtggcgctcacctgtagtccagctactccggaggccgagacaggagaatcacttgaactgattctcctatctcagccccccaagtagccgcagcgagccgagatggcaccgctgcactccagcctgggctacagagcgacaacccgtctctgtaaaaaaaaaaaaaaacaaggatgcaAACCAACCAAATAACCCACTGCGGGATTCCCCTCCAGTGTCCTGCTGTGTTTCCCGCTGTCTTCCTCCACCCGTGTGTGCGGCCACAGCAATAAAAGCCAGTGGTGTGGGTCTCACACGCATCTCCAGCCCCGTCGCCATCGCGCTGAGCTCGACTCTTTTTACAAAAGGCCACCTGACAACCTCACTTGGCAGTTCAAAAGCCCCTTCAGCCAGATGTGCGCAAGCCAAGCTCCGCAACTTCCCATTCAGAGCAGGTTCTCGGTCCACCTCTGCCTGAATGAACGGGCGGGCTACCAAGGCCGCAGTCTCTTCCTCAAGGGCTGTCCACACTGGGTCTGGCTTTCTCTGGGAAATTTCTCTCCCACCAGGGAACTTTCTCCTCCTCTACCTCCCTCAGTCTCAGTCTAACAGCACCCTGCGCCCAACCCCGAGGGCTGCAATAGCCTTCTTGCCTCTCCTGACTTAATTCTGCGGACCCTGGGTTGGCGCTCCTTCACAGCCAGGCTGGTCGTTTCTGAAATGTTAACCCGCTGCCGGACACCGTTCCACGGTTTTCCGCTGCCTTGGAACAAGACCAGCTCCTGCGCGGACCCTGCCTCCACCTCGCACCACCTCTGGGCCTGGACTTGGCCTCCGGTCCATTGCCAGAATGTGCCGGGCTCCCTTCCAGTCCGGGCCTCAGCACACCCTCTtcactccctttcctttctccctgcctctcccaacCCGGTTCAGGTTgactaatttcaaattttatgttccAGATTTCAGCCCAGATATCCCCCCTTTGGATGCTTTCCTTCACCGTGCTCAGATCTAAGCTAATCGCATCTTCCTATCAGCCGCTTTCCGGGCACCACACCCCATTGTGCTGACACTCAAAGGCCATTATGCATTTTGTCCCTCGATGATTAGATTAATCAATCAACCACGGGCGTCTAGAAATGGCGGCATCTCAGAAGGGCCCCATTTGACTGGCAGGGGACTGGCCCAATGCGCCTCGCAAGCCCAGCCAGGCCCGCCCCAGCCGGCCCCCCTCTGACGACGCCTGTCCCTTACGCGACTGCCTTGCTGCCGTATAAGAGGGACCGCGCTCGGCCTCCAGCAGTCGGCTTTCTGCTGGGCTCGGAGCCAGAACCTGCTGCGTGCTCCCTCCAGACTCCCTGGCTGCGGGTGGACTACCTCAGAGCTACAGCGGTGAACCTGTGGACACCTCCGACTCCTCGGGCCTCTCTTCGTCGAAGAGTCTCCTAATTTTCAGATCTCCGGAGCCAGCTGTGGGAAGATCAGGTGTGTGTCTGGGAGTCCCGGAGGGGTGGACAGATCTTGGGTGGGTGCAGCTGGGGACAGAATCCTCATTCCCCTAGAAAGGCCACGGCCATCCCCCTGCCTTGTCACCTCTGTCTTCCTAAATCCGTTCTTGCTCTCTTGTTTTTCTCTCCAGCCCCTCCCGCCGATTGCTCATGGAGGAACCAAGGCCTTCGAAGCGACTTCGCTCCATGGCCCCTAATCAAGGTACATCAAACGCCTGCCACTCTCTTTTTAATTTCGTTTGTTCCCCAATTCTTCCCCAATTGTTTGAATTCAAACTCAATCGAGCATTCTCTGTTTCACCTTCTCCTAGCCTGCCTCAACCTGGGCTGGTTGTTGGAAGTCAGCTCCCAGGTTCCACATCCTCTGGCaaatt of the Pan paniscus chromosome 14, NHGRI_mPanPan1-v2.0_pri, whole genome shotgun sequence genome contains:
- the LOC129393728 gene encoding proline-rich protein 20E, producing the protein MEEPRPSKRLRSMAPNQASGGPPPEPGCCVADPEDSVEADGPAQPAQPAKPIAYVKPFRWQPPARPESPRPAERGRRRGGSRRPGRGRGRRAGPRGDAGQRQGAEGVMGPDVHIPLDHHGEPGHQGEPEITETAAFSLSETGPLPGTVQEGPGPDVAQPELGFQEPPTAPGPQAVDWQPALTLYPCIGFRALGDSAVLQVIQTPHGTYVQGVPVFLTDIAY